One segment of Antennarius striatus isolate MH-2024 chromosome 5, ASM4005453v1, whole genome shotgun sequence DNA contains the following:
- the ccdc3b gene encoding coiled-coil domain-containing protein 3: MWITLACVLAAAGVAGGSWGCQLPHDWRPQTEACRAELAQIIVFAKVLALHEESYSVYNYLPWQHDTDLLFSAEIELLCDQAWGSMLEVPAGSRFNVTGLGYFPCFSYTVTKDNNYYFFLRMDENYNIVPHGVNFQDPIFPDTAEVHRMFSSLFQFSNCTPGAQVHHYTPEWEAQEDSRLLCSMVQKALFEEEERVSSLSQQVRSLEKANNHLREKVKTMKRQLRQAQRESTKEQQTLSIKQLYEPKKAQTHPDQETDDRKNPPFKKAPSKRLKK; encoded by the exons ATGTGGATTACGTTGGCTTGTGTTCTGGCAGCGGCCGGTGTTGCCGGTGGGAGCTGGGGGTGTCAGCTGCCCCACGACTGGAGACCGCAGACAGAAGCCTGTCGTGCCGAGCTGGCTCAGATCATCGTCTTTGCCAAGGTGTTGGCACTGCACGAGGAATCCTACAGCGTGTACAACTACCTGCCGTGGCAGCACGACACCGACCTGCTCTTCTCCGCAGAGATCGAGCTGCTGTGCGACCAGGCGTGGGGCAGCATGCTGGAGGTCCCAGCTGGCTCCAGGTTCAACGTCACCGGCCTGGGTTACTTCCCCTGCTTCTCCTACACTGTCACCAAAGACAACAATTACTACTTCTTTCTGAG GATGGATGAGAACTACAATATCGTCCCTCACGGAGTGAACTTCCAGGACCCAATTTTTCCTGACACTGCAGAGGTCCATCGCATGTTTTCCAGCCTTTTCCAGTTTTCCAACTGCACACCTGGTGCTCAGGTCCACCACTACACCCCAGAGTGGGAGGCTCAGGAGGACAGCCGG ctgttgtgctCCATGGTGCAGAAGGCTCtgtttgaggaggaggagagggtcaGTTCTCTCTCCCAACAGGTGCGCTCCTTGGAGAAAGCAAACAACCACCTGAGGGAAAAGGTGAAGACCATGAAACGTCAGCTCCGTCAAGCCCAACGGGAATCAACAAAAGAGCAACAGACGCTTAGCATCAAACAGCTCTACGAACCAAAAAAGGCTCAGACTCACCCTGATCAGGAAACAGACGACCGGAAGAATCCTCCATTTAAAAAAGCCCCATCTAAGAGGCTAAAAAAATAG